From the Microbacterium thalassium genome, one window contains:
- a CDS encoding endonuclease domain-containing protein, producing the protein MTEADDDASRDAAAGPGAACAEAGIRVRSRAELLAEFGRRGLARAVAHGDWIRARQGAYLPGDAPSAFVRAVRVGGRLTCLSLLRHHGVFVQSRGPIHIHLPRSMSRMRDPDSRRRKLAGRSRRAPVLHWHRTIRPLPDDGAAVHPVDALAHAVRCQSPREAIASIDSALFTGFIAESDLGVLFEALPRKYRALRPHIDGRAESGPETLVRLMLRALGCTVELQVEFVGVGRVDLVADGWLVIECDSRQFHSSWEEQLRDRARDIELAAQGFLTLRFTATQIMHRPHEVVDALRGVLAARRL; encoded by the coding sequence GTGACTGAGGCGGACGATGATGCGAGCCGGGATGCCGCGGCCGGGCCGGGTGCCGCCTGTGCCGAGGCGGGCATCCGCGTGCGATCGCGCGCGGAGCTTCTGGCGGAGTTCGGCCGCCGGGGACTCGCGCGCGCGGTCGCGCACGGCGACTGGATCCGCGCCCGGCAGGGTGCGTATCTGCCAGGAGACGCTCCGTCGGCCTTCGTGCGCGCGGTGCGCGTGGGCGGCAGACTCACGTGCCTGTCGCTGCTGCGGCACCACGGCGTTTTCGTGCAGTCCCGCGGGCCGATCCACATCCACCTGCCGCGCTCCATGAGTCGCATGCGCGACCCCGACTCGCGCCGCCGCAAGCTGGCGGGCCGATCGCGTCGGGCGCCCGTCCTGCACTGGCACCGCACGATCCGCCCTCTGCCGGATGACGGCGCAGCCGTCCATCCCGTCGACGCGCTCGCGCATGCTGTGCGGTGTCAGTCTCCCCGTGAGGCGATCGCCTCGATCGACAGCGCGCTCTTCACCGGATTCATCGCGGAGTCAGATCTGGGGGTGCTCTTCGAGGCGCTGCCGAGGAAGTACCGCGCGCTCCGACCCCATATCGACGGTCGCGCGGAGTCGGGCCCCGAGACGCTGGTGCGGTTGATGCTCCGCGCCCTCGGCTGCACGGTGGAGCTGCAGGTGGAGTTCGTCGGCGTCGGGCGCGTCGACCTCGTCGCCGATGGCTGGCTGGTCATCGAGTGCGACAGCAGGCAGTTCCACTCGTCCTGGGAGGAGCAGCTGCGCGACCGGGCGCGCGACATCGAGCTCGCCGCGCAGGGGTTCTTGACGCTCCGGTTCACCGCGACGCAGATCATGCACCGCCCGCACGAGGTCGTCGACGCCCTGCGCGGCGTCCTCGCGGCCCGTCGTCTCTAG
- a CDS encoding exodeoxyribonuclease III, whose translation MPSRLRIASINVNGIRAAVRKGMIEWLDEADVDIMALQEVRATEAQLAEALPGWHIVNDEAAAKGRAGVAIASRMPAIAVRRALRDEDAGAEPLDTAGRWIEADFAVGDERLTVVSAYVHTGEADTPKQDPKWAFLDALEVRLPQLRQHCPLAVVMGDLNVGHRELDIRNWKGNVKKSGFLPRERAYFDRFFGAAGAEIACADGTTGTGLGWVDVGRRFAGDVDGPYTWWSMRGRAFDNDTGWRIDYHVATPELAERVTDYRVHRADAWDTRWSDHAPVVADYAVG comes from the coding sequence GTGCCTTCACGACTCCGCATCGCCTCCATCAACGTCAACGGCATCCGCGCCGCCGTCCGCAAGGGCATGATCGAGTGGCTCGACGAGGCGGACGTCGACATCATGGCGCTGCAGGAGGTGCGCGCGACCGAGGCGCAGCTGGCGGAGGCGCTGCCGGGCTGGCACATCGTGAACGACGAGGCCGCGGCGAAGGGCCGGGCGGGCGTGGCGATCGCGAGCCGGATGCCGGCGATCGCGGTGCGGCGGGCGCTGCGCGACGAGGACGCGGGCGCCGAACCGCTCGACACGGCGGGTCGATGGATCGAGGCCGACTTCGCCGTCGGCGACGAGCGCCTCACCGTCGTGAGCGCCTACGTGCACACCGGCGAGGCCGACACCCCCAAGCAGGATCCGAAGTGGGCGTTCCTCGACGCGCTCGAGGTGCGCCTGCCGCAGCTCCGGCAGCACTGCCCGCTCGCCGTCGTCATGGGCGACCTGAACGTCGGACACCGCGAGCTCGACATCCGCAACTGGAAGGGCAACGTCAAGAAGTCCGGGTTCCTGCCGCGCGAGCGCGCCTACTTCGACCGCTTCTTCGGAGCGGCCGGCGCCGAGATCGCGTGCGCCGACGGGACCACGGGAACCGGTCTCGGCTGGGTGGATGTCGGCCGACGCTTCGCCGGTGACGTCGACGGGCCCTACACGTGGTGGTCCATGCGCGGACGCGCCTTCGACAACGACACCGGATGGCGCATCGACTACCACGTCGCGACCCCCGAGCTCGCTGAGCGCGTGACCGACTACCGGGTGCACCGCGCCGACGCGTGGGACACCCGGTGGAGCGATCACGCCCCCGTCGTCGCGGACTACGCCGTCGGCTGA
- the trpS gene encoding tryptophan--tRNA ligase — translation MQKPRLYSGMQPSADSLQIGNYIGALMQWRDLQESYDAFFSVVDLHAITVAQDPEHLREKTRRTAAQYIAAGIEPSRSTLYVQSHVPAHAELAWILSTITGFGEAGRMTQFKDKSQRYGADATSVGLFTYPVLMAADILLYQTDIVPVGDDQKQHVELTRDLAERFNSRFGQTFRVPMPVIQQDTARIYDLQNPTAKMSKSAETDAGVLWLLDEPSKSAKKIMRAVTDSEGSVRYDRENKPGVSNLLVIYAALTGRQIPAIEDEYAGRGYGDFKKGLAQVVVEEFGPVRERALELLDDPAELDRVLAVNAAKASEVANRTLADVYEKIGLLRRV, via the coding sequence ATGCAGAAACCGCGCCTGTACTCCGGCATGCAGCCTTCGGCCGACTCGCTCCAGATCGGCAACTACATCGGAGCTCTCATGCAGTGGCGCGACCTGCAGGAGTCCTACGACGCGTTCTTCTCGGTCGTCGACCTCCACGCGATCACCGTCGCGCAGGACCCCGAGCACCTGCGCGAGAAGACCCGCCGCACCGCCGCTCAGTACATCGCGGCCGGCATCGAGCCCTCGCGCTCGACCCTCTACGTGCAGTCGCACGTCCCCGCGCACGCCGAGCTCGCGTGGATCCTCTCGACCATCACCGGGTTCGGCGAGGCCGGCCGCATGACCCAGTTCAAGGACAAGTCCCAGCGCTACGGCGCCGACGCCACGAGCGTGGGGCTGTTCACCTACCCGGTGCTGATGGCCGCCGACATCCTGCTGTACCAGACCGACATCGTGCCGGTCGGCGACGACCAGAAGCAGCACGTCGAGCTCACGCGCGACCTCGCCGAGCGCTTCAACTCGCGCTTCGGCCAGACCTTCCGCGTCCCGATGCCCGTCATCCAGCAGGACACCGCGCGCATCTACGACCTGCAGAACCCGACGGCGAAGATGTCGAAGTCGGCCGAGACGGATGCCGGAGTCCTGTGGCTCCTGGACGAGCCGTCGAAGTCGGCGAAGAAGATCATGCGCGCCGTCACCGACAGCGAGGGCTCGGTCCGCTACGACCGCGAGAACAAGCCCGGCGTCTCGAACCTGCTCGTGATCTACGCGGCCCTCACCGGTCGCCAGATCCCGGCGATCGAGGACGAGTACGCCGGCCGCGGCTACGGCGACTTCAAGAAGGGCCTGGCGCAGGTCGTGGTCGAGGAGTTCGGCCCGGTGCGCGAGCGCGCCCTCGAACTGCTGGACGACCCGGCCGAGCTCGACCGCGTGCTCGCGGTCAACGCCGCCAAGGCGTCCGAGGTCGCGAACCGCACGCTCGCCGACGTGTACGAGAAGATCGGCCTCCTCCGCCGCGTCTGA
- a CDS encoding succinate dehydrogenase iron-sulfur subunit translates to MAQVVEAVEAAETPAEETGGDTGIQSFLVTFIVRRFDPEVDEEPRWVDYDVELYSTDRVLDALHKIKWEVDGSLSFRRSCAHGICGSDAMRINGRNRLACKTLIKDLDISKPIYVEAIKGLPLEKDLIVDMEPFFASFREVQPFLISNSAPEPGKERVQSIVDREVFDDTTKCILCAACTSSCPVFWTDGQYFGPAAIVNAHRFIFDSRDDAGDVRLDILNDKEGVWRCRTTFNCTEACPRGIEVTKAIAEVKQAVIRGGGR, encoded by the coding sequence ATGGCGCAGGTCGTCGAGGCCGTCGAGGCCGCTGAGACTCCCGCCGAGGAGACCGGCGGCGACACCGGCATCCAGTCGTTCCTGGTCACCTTCATCGTGCGCCGCTTCGACCCCGAGGTCGACGAGGAGCCGCGCTGGGTCGACTACGACGTGGAGCTGTACTCCACCGACCGCGTCCTGGACGCCCTGCACAAGATCAAGTGGGAGGTCGACGGGTCGCTGAGCTTCCGCCGCTCGTGCGCCCACGGCATCTGCGGCTCGGACGCGATGCGCATCAACGGCCGCAACCGGCTCGCGTGCAAGACGCTCATCAAGGACCTCGACATCTCCAAGCCCATCTACGTCGAGGCGATCAAGGGCCTGCCGCTCGAGAAGGACCTCATCGTCGACATGGAGCCGTTCTTCGCCTCCTTCCGCGAGGTGCAGCCGTTCCTGATCTCGAACTCGGCGCCCGAGCCCGGCAAGGAGCGCGTGCAGTCGATCGTCGACCGCGAGGTCTTCGACGACACCACCAAGTGCATCCTGTGCGCCGCGTGCACGTCCTCGTGCCCGGTGTTCTGGACCGACGGGCAGTACTTCGGCCCCGCCGCGATCGTGAACGCGCACCGGTTCATCTTCGACTCGCGCGACGACGCCGGCGATGTGCGCCTGGACATCCTCAACGACAAGGAGGGCGTGTGGCGCTGCCGCACGACCTTCAACTGCACCGAGGCGTGCCCGCGCGGCATCGAGGTCACCAAGGCCATCGCCGAGGTCAAGCAGGCGGTCATCCGGGGCGGCGGGCGCTGA
- a CDS encoding YihY/virulence factor BrkB family protein yields MAAKGGRERHRQARGAADAAALEEQTLRHRWETTQESLKERFDQPIERATAITRVTLGWFPIRVWRHFLQHNGFLLAAGVSYQALFAAFAAIYVAFAAAGIWLGGSQQAIDGLIDFINSYIPGLIAPEGGVFTPEEVESVADSTTGVLGITGVIALATLIWTAIGSITFARRAVRDIFGIPPDRRNYLLLKSTDFVAAAAFGTALLLGWGLTSAGTFALDWVFGLFDWSRSSVWYNVAGALIAFTLLIALNTGVIASLVKFLTGTALRWRQIWPGAMLGGVATAVLQIGAGIALAYTPTNVLLATFAVFIGLLLWFRLVGIVLLVAASWMAVSAGDADMPILEQSEADRLIAEHRALLLAARVRLRTAEEALEHSPWYRRWQAQRAVHEAEDELAQVEAEKPPEPKRGSLFE; encoded by the coding sequence GTGGCAGCGAAAGGCGGACGCGAGCGGCACAGGCAGGCGCGCGGCGCCGCCGACGCCGCGGCCCTCGAGGAGCAGACGCTCCGCCACCGTTGGGAGACGACGCAGGAGAGCCTCAAGGAGCGCTTCGACCAGCCCATCGAACGCGCGACCGCGATCACGCGCGTCACGCTCGGGTGGTTCCCCATCCGCGTCTGGCGGCACTTCCTGCAGCACAACGGATTCCTGCTCGCCGCCGGCGTGAGCTACCAGGCGCTGTTCGCGGCCTTCGCCGCGATCTACGTCGCCTTCGCCGCCGCCGGCATCTGGCTCGGCGGCAGCCAGCAGGCGATCGACGGGCTCATCGACTTCATCAACAGCTACATCCCGGGCCTCATCGCCCCCGAGGGCGGCGTCTTCACCCCCGAGGAGGTGGAGTCGGTCGCCGACTCGACGACGGGCGTGCTGGGGATCACCGGTGTGATCGCCCTCGCCACCCTGATCTGGACCGCGATCGGATCCATCACGTTCGCCCGCCGCGCGGTGCGCGACATCTTCGGCATCCCGCCCGACCGTCGCAACTACCTGCTGCTGAAGTCCACCGACTTCGTCGCCGCGGCAGCGTTCGGCACCGCGCTGCTGCTCGGGTGGGGACTCACCTCGGCCGGCACGTTCGCGCTGGACTGGGTCTTCGGTCTGTTCGACTGGAGCCGGAGCTCGGTCTGGTACAACGTCGCGGGCGCGCTCATCGCGTTCACGCTCCTGATCGCGCTCAACACGGGCGTGATCGCGAGCCTGGTGAAGTTCCTCACCGGCACCGCCCTGCGCTGGCGTCAGATCTGGCCGGGCGCGATGCTCGGCGGCGTCGCGACCGCCGTGCTCCAGATCGGCGCCGGCATCGCGCTGGCCTACACGCCCACGAACGTGCTGCTGGCCACGTTCGCCGTCTTCATCGGTCTGCTGCTGTGGTTCCGGCTGGTCGGCATCGTGCTGCTCGTGGCGGCATCGTGGATGGCGGTGTCGGCGGGCGACGCCGACATGCCGATCCTGGAGCAGTCCGAGGCCGACCGCCTGATCGCCGAGCACCGGGCGCTGCTGCTCGCGGCGCGCGTGCGGCTGCGCACCGCCGAGGAGGCGCTGGAGCACTCGCCGTGGTACCGGCGCTGGCAGGCGCAGCGGGCCGTCCACGAGGCCGAGGACGAGCTCGCCCAGGTCGAGGCGGAGAAGCCCCCCGAGCCCAAGCGCGGGTCCCTCTTCGAGTGA
- the ppsA gene encoding phosphoenolpyruvate synthase → MSNILWFQDIGMADLPQVGGKNASLGEMVSHLSEAGVKVPGGFATTADAYRRFLEHDGLMQRIKSAVESLDMDDVTELARVGADVRAWIEDQPFPPDLEQDLRDAYAKIVADDPDPEGVTWAVRSSATAEDLPDASFAGQQETFLNIGGVDNILHAVRAVFASLYNDRAIDYRAHHGFEHHDVFLSAGVQRMVRSDVGASGVMFTVDTESGFDRAVFVTGSYGLGEAVVQGAVNPDEFYVYKPALRAGRPAILKRQVGEKAVAMRYTSGVNVGGSTAFEDVPEADRQHFCITDADVEELARQALTIEEHYGRPMDIEWAKDGVTGELFVVQARPETVVSRADGNVMRRFVLREGGDVLVAGRAIGQKIGAGKVRVLTSLDQMTQFQTGDVLVADMTDPDWEPIMKKAAAIVTDRGGRTCHAAIIARELGIPAVVGTGSATRALHDGTPVTVSCAEGDDGLVYDGLLDFVEEETHLDQMPEIPVKLMMNVGTPDQAFSFSKLPNRGVGLARLEFIINRQIGIHPRALLEHDTLPADLRAEIDERIASYPSPREYFVDRVAEGVSMIAAAFAPEPVIVRMSDFKSNEYANLIGGSRYEPEEENPMLGWRGASRYVAPDFRECFEMECEAMKRVRDDMGLTNVKIMVPFVRTVAEGAGVVELLAENGLRRGENGLEVVMMCELPSNALLADEFLDHFDGFSIGSNDMTQLVLGLDRDSSLVASTFDERNPAVLKVLEMAISACKRRGKYIGICGQGPSDHPDLAEWLLDQGIESMSLNPDTVVETWLALARKAALQPTA, encoded by the coding sequence ATGAGCAACATTCTGTGGTTCCAGGACATCGGCATGGCCGATCTTCCCCAGGTGGGTGGCAAGAACGCGTCGCTCGGAGAGATGGTCTCCCACCTGTCGGAGGCGGGCGTGAAGGTGCCCGGCGGATTCGCGACGACCGCCGACGCGTATCGCCGATTCCTGGAACACGACGGCCTCATGCAGCGCATCAAGTCCGCGGTCGAGTCCCTGGACATGGACGACGTCACCGAGCTCGCCCGTGTCGGCGCCGACGTGCGCGCGTGGATCGAGGACCAGCCGTTCCCGCCGGACCTGGAGCAGGACCTGCGGGACGCCTACGCGAAGATCGTCGCGGACGACCCCGACCCCGAGGGCGTGACCTGGGCCGTGCGCTCCAGCGCGACGGCGGAGGACCTCCCCGACGCCTCGTTCGCCGGGCAGCAGGAGACCTTCCTGAACATCGGCGGCGTCGACAACATCCTCCACGCCGTTCGGGCGGTGTTCGCCTCGCTCTACAACGACCGCGCGATCGACTATCGCGCCCACCACGGATTCGAGCACCACGACGTCTTCCTCTCAGCGGGAGTGCAGCGCATGGTGCGCTCCGACGTCGGTGCATCGGGTGTCATGTTCACCGTCGACACCGAGTCGGGCTTCGACCGGGCCGTCTTCGTGACCGGGTCGTACGGGCTCGGCGAGGCCGTCGTGCAGGGCGCGGTCAACCCGGACGAGTTCTACGTCTACAAGCCCGCGCTGCGCGCCGGGCGCCCGGCCATCCTGAAGCGTCAGGTCGGCGAGAAGGCGGTCGCGATGCGCTACACCTCGGGCGTCAACGTCGGCGGATCGACCGCGTTCGAGGACGTCCCCGAGGCGGACCGGCAGCACTTCTGCATCACCGACGCCGATGTCGAGGAGCTGGCGCGGCAGGCGCTCACCATCGAGGAGCACTACGGTCGCCCGATGGACATCGAGTGGGCCAAGGACGGCGTGACCGGCGAGCTGTTCGTGGTGCAGGCGCGCCCCGAGACGGTGGTCTCGCGCGCGGACGGCAACGTCATGCGTCGCTTCGTCCTGCGCGAGGGCGGCGACGTGCTGGTGGCCGGTCGCGCGATCGGTCAGAAGATCGGGGCCGGCAAGGTGCGCGTGCTGACGAGCCTCGATCAGATGACGCAGTTCCAGACCGGCGACGTGCTGGTGGCCGACATGACCGACCCCGACTGGGAGCCGATCATGAAGAAGGCGGCCGCGATCGTGACCGACCGCGGCGGGCGCACGTGTCACGCCGCGATCATCGCGCGCGAGCTCGGCATCCCCGCCGTCGTGGGAACCGGCAGCGCCACCCGTGCTCTGCATGACGGCACCCCGGTGACCGTCTCGTGCGCGGAGGGCGACGACGGCCTCGTCTACGACGGCCTGCTCGACTTCGTCGAGGAGGAGACCCACCTCGACCAGATGCCCGAGATCCCGGTGAAGCTGATGATGAACGTGGGCACCCCCGACCAGGCGTTCTCGTTCTCGAAGCTGCCCAACCGCGGCGTGGGACTGGCGCGGCTGGAGTTCATCATCAACCGTCAGATCGGCATCCACCCGCGCGCTCTGCTCGAGCACGACACGCTGCCGGCGGACCTGCGCGCCGAGATCGATGAGCGCATCGCGTCCTACCCGTCGCCGCGCGAGTACTTCGTCGACCGCGTCGCCGAAGGCGTGTCGATGATCGCGGCGGCCTTCGCCCCCGAGCCCGTGATCGTGCGGATGAGCGACTTCAAGTCGAACGAGTACGCCAACCTGATCGGCGGCAGCCGCTACGAGCCGGAGGAGGAGAACCCGATGCTCGGGTGGCGCGGGGCGTCGCGCTACGTCGCCCCCGACTTCCGGGAGTGCTTCGAGATGGAGTGCGAGGCCATGAAGCGCGTGCGCGACGACATGGGCCTGACGAACGTGAAGATCATGGTGCCGTTCGTGCGGACGGTGGCCGAGGGTGCCGGCGTCGTGGAGCTGCTCGCCGAGAACGGCCTGCGCCGCGGCGAGAACGGGCTCGAAGTCGTGATGATGTGCGAGCTGCCTTCCAACGCCCTGCTGGCGGACGAGTTCCTCGACCACTTCGACGGGTTCTCGATCGGCTCGAACGACATGACCCAGCTCGTGCTGGGGCTCGACCGGGATTCGTCGCTGGTCGCATCGACGTTCGACGAGCGCAACCCCGCGGTCCTGAAGGTCCTCGAGATGGCGATCAGCGCGTGCAAGCGGCGCGGCAAGTACATCGGCATCTGCGGGCAGGGCCCGTCGGACCACCCCGATCTCGCCGAGTGGCTGCTGGATCAGGGCATCGAGTCCATGTCGCTGAACCCCGACACCGTCGTGGAGACGTGGCTGGCGCTCGCGCGCAAGGCGGCGCTTCAGCCGACGGCGTAG
- a CDS encoding pyruvate, water dikinase regulatory protein — protein sequence MIDPRVPIATGAVPTVSGRRAAYFVSDSTGITAETLGSALLVNFPAISFEHRTIPFVDTEAGARDVVSEIDRAADAGLAPVVFTTVKQAQLRAILAEARAVTIDLLAGHLTELEEALGADASEQMGQYHGVGDMQRYQARMRAVEYAIEHDDGQSMRALDIADIIIVAPSRCGKTPTTMYLALQYGLLVANYPLTDDDFPTDSLPKMVAPYAERCFGLTTTPLRLSQVRHERRPSSRYSSLEQCTLELRRAEDLYRRNRVPFLNSSTKSVEEMSAVIMQTMKLRA from the coding sequence GTGATCGATCCGCGCGTCCCCATCGCCACGGGCGCTGTGCCGACGGTGTCCGGCCGCCGCGCCGCCTACTTCGTCTCCGACAGCACGGGCATCACCGCCGAGACGCTCGGCAGCGCTCTGCTGGTGAACTTCCCCGCGATCAGCTTCGAGCACCGCACGATCCCGTTCGTCGACACCGAGGCCGGTGCGCGCGACGTCGTCTCGGAGATCGACCGGGCCGCCGACGCGGGCCTCGCGCCGGTCGTGTTCACGACCGTCAAGCAGGCTCAGCTGCGCGCCATCCTCGCCGAGGCGCGCGCCGTCACGATCGATCTGCTCGCCGGTCACCTCACCGAGCTCGAAGAGGCGCTCGGAGCGGATGCCTCGGAGCAGATGGGGCAGTACCACGGCGTCGGCGACATGCAGCGCTACCAGGCGCGCATGCGCGCCGTCGAATACGCCATCGAGCACGACGACGGCCAGAGCATGCGGGCTCTCGACATTGCGGACATCATCATCGTGGCGCCCTCCCGCTGCGGCAAGACCCCGACCACGATGTACCTCGCGCTGCAGTACGGGCTGCTGGTGGCGAACTATCCGCTCACCGACGACGACTTCCCGACCGACTCGCTGCCGAAGATGGTGGCGCCGTACGCCGAGCGATGCTTCGGCCTCACGACCACGCCGCTGCGGTTGAGCCAGGTGCGCCACGAGCGCCGTCCCAGCTCGCGTTACTCCAGCCTCGAGCAGTGCACGCTCGAGCTGCGGCGTGCCGAAGACCTGTATCGGCGCAACCGCGTGCCGTTCCTGAACTCATCGACGAAGAGCGTCGAGGAGATGTCCGCGGTCATCATGCAGACCATGAAGCTGCGTGCGTGA
- a CDS encoding MFS transporter, protein MPARHRGHQGHRRGQAGGHPGRRALNRAAVTAAYAAQGLGYAVVVTSLPALKERQSVDDIVVTAIVLGVALFAAAGSVLANAVAVRFGSRIALVLGLALQGVALPLIAVPTPFPVFVAAFAVFGAGLGCVDAASAMQGVAVQRATGRQLLGGFFAALTAAAIVGALLVSAVAATATAAGVALAAAGAIALGIAAFGIRGFVRDVPVDAALPRAERGVLPRGAIWAFGLVILAAFVVDSAVSTWSAVYLQDGLSAAAWLAPLGYAAYQAVVLVTRLVTDRLLPRFGRARLVAVAVTVSAIGCGAVALVPSPAVAVAGFALAGLATGILVPVAFGAAGDAAPLHADQVIARVNIFNYAGAIFGAVGVGVLAEGTGLGPAFIVPAVVLLIALVALPRFRRAGADSTVQAASAPR, encoded by the coding sequence GTGCCCGCGCGGCATCGAGGTCACCAAGGCCATCGCCGAGGTCAAGCAGGCGGTCATCCGGGGCGGCGGGCGCTGAACCGGGCGGCGGTCACCGCCGCCTACGCGGCGCAGGGCCTCGGCTACGCCGTGGTCGTGACGTCGCTGCCCGCGCTCAAGGAGCGCCAGTCGGTCGACGACATCGTCGTGACCGCGATCGTGCTCGGCGTCGCGCTCTTCGCCGCGGCGGGGTCCGTGCTCGCCAATGCCGTGGCGGTGCGCTTCGGCAGCCGCATCGCGCTCGTGCTCGGGCTCGCGCTGCAGGGCGTGGCGCTGCCGCTCATCGCGGTGCCGACCCCCTTCCCCGTCTTCGTGGCCGCCTTCGCGGTCTTCGGCGCGGGCCTCGGCTGCGTCGACGCGGCGTCGGCGATGCAGGGCGTCGCCGTGCAGCGCGCCACGGGCCGCCAGCTGCTCGGCGGGTTCTTCGCAGCACTCACGGCCGCGGCGATCGTCGGCGCGCTGCTCGTCTCCGCGGTCGCGGCGACGGCGACCGCCGCAGGGGTGGCGCTCGCGGCCGCCGGCGCGATCGCGCTCGGCATCGCGGCGTTCGGCATCCGCGGCTTCGTGCGCGACGTGCCCGTCGACGCGGCGCTCCCCCGCGCCGAGCGAGGCGTGCTCCCCCGCGGGGCGATCTGGGCCTTCGGCCTGGTGATCCTCGCCGCGTTCGTCGTGGACTCGGCCGTGAGCACCTGGAGCGCGGTGTACCTGCAGGACGGCCTCTCGGCGGCGGCATGGCTGGCGCCGCTCGGCTACGCCGCCTATCAGGCGGTCGTCCTCGTCACACGCCTCGTGACCGACCGGCTCCTCCCCCGCTTCGGGCGGGCGCGGCTGGTCGCCGTCGCCGTGACGGTGTCGGCGATCGGCTGCGGCGCAGTCGCCCTCGTCCCGTCGCCCGCGGTCGCCGTCGCCGGCTTCGCCCTCGCGGGGCTCGCCACCGGCATCCTCGTGCCCGTCGCCTTCGGCGCCGCCGGCGACGCGGCACCGTTGCACGCCGACCAGGTCATCGCGCGGGTCAACATCTTCAACTACGCCGGCGCGATCTTCGGCGCCGTCGGCGTCGGCGTCCTCGCCGAGGGCACCGGGCTGGGGCCGGCGTTCATCGTGCCCGCGGTCGTGCTCCTCATCGCGCTGGTCGCGCTCCCCCGGTTCCGACGCGCCGGTGCGGACAGCACCGTGCAGGCGGCATCCGCTCCTCGATAG